CGAAGATGGTGTAGTTGGCCGCGCCATAATAACCGGTAAAGTTGACCGTGGCGTTGCTGCCGGGCACGCCCTGGCCATTATTACCGCGGGTTACGCCAATATTGTAGTATTCACCCTTCAGCACCAGGCGCTTCCAGCGGAAGCCCAGTTCCGGGCCTGCCGACCAGACACTGCCCACATTGCCCACCGTGGCACTGAGCAGCTTGGTGGTGGTCAGGTCAACTTCAGGCTGTTCGGAAAAGGAGACCTGACGATCGTCCGACCCCTTGCCCTGCGTGACCTTGAACGCCGAGATGGCGGACAGGCCGAGATGCACGTCAATGTCCTTGGACATGTACGGACGGCCCGCCACGCGGAAGGTCGCGCCGGTCTGGCTATCGTAGTACGCCCCCGAAAGGTTGGCGCGCTTGCCAAAGCTCTGGCCCGTCACGTAACCCGCAATCCACCAGCGCTTGGCGTAATGCAGGGCGCCAAAGCTCATGCGGGCGTCGCCTGCGGCGATGTTACGCACGATGTCGGTAATGGCGGGACGTTCCATCATCTCGAATTCGTTCGAGCTTTCGGAATCTTCTTCCGTCACGCGCGGCTGGAAGTAACCGGCGGTGATGACGGTGTTGTGGAAGCCGGCATAGTTCAGGTTCGCTTCATACAGTTCGGCAGAACCGGTGCCGTTGCCATCTGCGGTCGAGCCACCGAAATCAGGCGTGATGTTGGCGATCCAGTTCTTGTAACGGAACGAGATGGGAATACGCAGGCGGCGGGCATTCTCGGTCAGGCCCTGATAGTCGCCCTTCGCCTGGCCCGGGTGCGGGGACATGCCCATGAACCCGCCAATATCCTCATGGAATGCCAGGCCGATGGACATGGCATACATCCCGTCCTCGGACGAGATGGTCGGCCGCCCGCCGGGGAAGCCCACGACCATGCCACCCATGTGCAGGGCTTCTTCCTTTTCCGTCGCGGCACGGAACGAGGCCCATGATGAGGACACGCCACGATCGGACGGCGGCGTGCCCAGGTCGGCCTTC
This portion of the Komagataeibacter sp. FNDCF1 genome encodes:
- a CDS encoding OprO/OprP family phosphate-selective porin; this translates as MIRRPIVSLLLGSSALLGLSSFHQAHADSASDAQIKALQLEMQAMRRDMSGQISVLRQRLVRAEAVRNPEATNAAQARRVAASHGQPLPESYARDIHIGGDSGTGGSMASAMQKADLGTPPSDRGVSSSWASFRAATEKEEALHMGGMVVGFPGGRPTISSEDGMYAMSIGLAFHEDIGGFMGMSPHPGQAKGDYQGLTENARRLRIPISFRYKNWIANITPDFGGSTADGNGTGSAELYEANLNYAGFHNTVITAGYFQPRVTEEDSESSNEFEMMERPAITDIVRNIAAGDARMSFGALHYAKRWWIAGYVTGQSFGKRANLSGAYYDSQTGATFRVAGRPYMSKDIDVHLGLSAISAFKVTQGKGSDDRQVSFSEQPEVDLTTTKLLSATVGNVGSVWSAGPELGFRWKRLVLKGEYYNIGVTRGNNGQGVPGSNATVNFTGYYGAANYTIFGKARSYNIKEGAFAAPGVDHAFDPAHGYWGALEVSARYSVADLNANLGLGTGHGAIRGGQQTVWSAGLNWYPNRHFRFMLDYNHFIISDTDSALAKVMGREGNSVAGRIQAAF